In Acropora palmata chromosome 7, jaAcrPala1.3, whole genome shotgun sequence, one genomic interval encodes:
- the LOC141887116 gene encoding uncharacterized protein KIAA1958-like → MASRFKDLDVSVEDFISEQENESTKKKTLQNVAVLQQFLASKNEERKLEEIPPEELNEYLSVFIITVRTKDKQEEYEPSSLRGFIASFERYLKKKNYGHSIIKDLQFEKTRKALSSKQKDLKRKGKGNKPNASVAISEDDIQVLFEKKLLGTERPEALLNTLWLNNTTQFGLRGCKEHRDMCWGDVKLKKTSTGVEFLEYGERQTKTRLGDDTNDVRPIAPKMFSLPNSDRCPVLTYKVFAEKRPTQMKPWFKQSPVGVNKLNSIMKVMSEKAELNKPRLKNHSGRKTMMQTLVNEEIPPTDIIQLSGHRNLQSVNNYATVSEKQQMKMSRTLSAFTTGIVSKKDAPREESSCGSSSENNKMLVSQQRTEHTVTSSTCGQQQALQIFAGATISGGNIHVSINTLNKSPILPTSPKPKYQRYKRLLSSDSESD, encoded by the coding sequence ATGGCATCAAGATTTAAGGATTTAGATGTGTCTGTGGAGGATTTCATCTCAGAACAAGAAAACGAAAGcactaaaaagaaaactttgcaaaatgtagCCGTGCTGCAACAATTCCTAGCATCGAAAAACGAGGAACGAAAACTTGAAGAGATCCCTCCAGAGGAGCTGAATGAATATTTGAGCGTATTCATCATAACAGTCCGCACCAAAGACAAACAAGAAGAATACGAACCAAGCTCCCTTCGAGGATTCATTGCAAGCTTTGAGAGAtatctcaaaaagaaaaattacggTCACAGCATCATCAAAGACCTGCAATtcgagaaaacaagaaaagctttGTCATCCAAGCAGAAAGATTTGAAACGCAAAGGGAAAGGCAATAAACCAAATGCATCTGTCGCTATCAGTGAAGACGACATACAAGTTCTCTTCGAGAAAAAACTTCTAGGAACTGAGAGACCTGAAGCTCTGCTGAACACACTCTGGTTGAATAACACAACTCAGTTCGGTCTTCGCGGCTGCAAAGAGCACAGGGACATGTGCTGGGGCGACGTGAAGCTCAAGAAAACATCAACTGGAGTGGAATTTCTTGAATACGGAGAACGACAAACAAAAACCCGCCTCGGAGATGACACGAACGATGTTAGGCCGATAGctccaaaaatgttttcacttcCAAATAGCGACAGATGTCCAGTGTTGACTTACAAGGTTTTCGCCGAAAAGAGACCGACTCAAATGAAGCCGTGGTTCAAACAGTCTCCTGTTGGTGTGAACAAACTCAATTCTATTATGAAGGTCATGTCAGAAAAAGCCGAACTTAATAAACCTCGACTTAAAAATCACAGTGGTAGAAAGACAATGATGCAGACCTTGGTGAACGAAGAAATCCCTCCCACTGATATAATTCAACTCTCAGGTCACAGAAATCTTCAAAGCGTTAACAACTACGCGACTGTTTCTGAAAAACAACAGATGAAAATGTCACGTACGCTTAGTGCATTTACCACTGGAATTGTTTCTAAAAAAGATGCCCCAAGAGAGGAAAGTTCGTGTGGAAGCTCaagtgaaaataacaaaatgcttgtGAGCCAGCAGCGCACAGAACACACTGTCACGTCTTCCACTTGTGGTCAACAACAAGCGCTACAAATTTTCGCTGGAGCTACGATAAGCGGTGGAAACATTCATGTTTCGATCAACACACTCAACAAATCACCTATATTGCCGACAAGCCCGAAGCCTAAATATCAAAGGTACAAAAGACTCTTAAGTTCTGATTCTGAGTCCGACTAG